GTCGGGTTCCGGAATCTACGAAATCTGCAAGTGACCGCGGAATAACTGGTGCTGGCGTAACAGGGTCACGAACTAGTTGCGTCTCTGAGAGAGGCAAAGAACATGCTCTTCCGGAAGGCGCATCCAATCCCAGATTGCTGCGATACATACACAATACTGCCCGATACAGAATACCGCAATGCTTCGAAGGTGCATGTGTATCACTTAAACAAAGTGCTAAGAATAATTGGGTTTTGGGACATTCTATGTCTTTTAGTTCGGTATCACCGGGAGGATACAAGGTACTGTTGTCATATGTGgataaaaataaggaaatagGGCTACCCTACTTCGTAATGGAGGCGGCACCAGGCGGTCAGATGAGTTGTGAACTTCGCGTAGGGCCAACACAAGGAACTAGGGCCACAGTAGTTGCACAATTGGCTGAAGCAGAGATATACAGCTTTGAAAGTATTTTGGatgcttattttaataactttactgCATCTATTATTACTGTGAATAGAGAATTTATCGCCTTACATTATTTACAAGtaagtgttattaatatttctaacgtttagaaacaataaatattaattattaattatctatattctatttaaaatatatatattattaatattttgactttgagaattattataaatgcgttgTAAAATACATAGTTATTGTCTAGATGATCTAGAAAAATAGTTCATTTGATTAACTTATTGCATATTTTCATAGGCCGTAACAAATAAGATATCTCTCGGTGCGGAACTGGTGGCGAGAGGCCAAGCCGTGGAACTGAGCTCGGCGTCCGGCGCGGCGCGCTGGGTCAGCGATGATCACTCCGTCAGCGCAACGCTAGGAAATAGAGGCTTAGATTTGTGCTATGCAAAGGCAATTAAACCTTTCCTCACAGTTGCAGCTATGTTGGAGGTAGTAAGATGGACtatatttctctaatatttattaactaattttaaatattgacattagatcaatcttaaaatatttttaattaagacatAATTATCAATAcgtaaattaattgtatgtataaatataatttacttcgtttatcataatattaaggtatttttttttgccgAGATAGTTTATTGGATAGGTTTTAACAAAAAGTCGCGGTTTTCAATTCGAGCGTGCGCCACGTTTTACGGgatctaatttgtgtttatacttaTTCTCCTGCGtgtgacaaataaaattctataaagtATTAACGTTTGGTATAAATTGATAATGATTAAGTTGCTTGTTTAGGTAGGTTTTGCGATACGTCGAGCAGTAGCGACATTGGCCTACGAGTGGCACACTGATCAATGGACAGTCCGAAGCTCGGTGGATTCCGACGGACTTGTTGGCGCCACGCTGCAGAGAGCGCTGGGGGGGAAGAACGCTCAGCTCGCTTGCGCTGTGTCAGCACTTCTCAACCATCCCAATGACAAATTTCGACTCGGCTTTGGTGTCACTGCGACTATTATTTAACCTTtacaattaattgatttttattattatttattgacaaatatttcaatacgtgtataaaactgaatattaataattagtacctttaattttgtgttttaaagGACGATAccatattttatagatatttataatttattataattaacttattgtACTCtagattttagaaaaaataattttcataaataaatattttttcacaatgAAGTTTTTCCAATTAAGaatggtgaattaaaaaaaatacctaaactAAGTAGGTAAGTTGCacgtttaaaaacaataaaacttatgatttaaaagtgataataatacaaaaataatattaatctaataacGATTCAGCATTCATTTCTTTGCACAAAATacgtcttattttataaaattggctAAACGAATGTAACACGTGTATAAAACTGTGAATGTGTAATCTTTCAAATTCACAAAGCGTTTTACACCTAAGATTTACACCAACACAACACAAAAGGACCGAATAAAAAATTCATTTTCAATATAACGATAATGTAGGCGTGTATTATTCGCCGTCGCCGTCGGCAACTTCAGTTACGCTTTCGCATCCGGCGCCAGGGCGGGCGCGTGCGCGGAACTTGGGCGGAGTCTGATTCCGCCCTAACTATACTACCATTGTAAAATCAACCATATTTTCAAGtcacaaaattacttttatgatGATGCAGTTTTTTATGTGATGGTGTAGGCGTTCGAACCGCCTTCGCTGCAGTGTGTTCCGTAGAGCGTGGCGAGCGATGGCCGCGCGTGCGGTCGCGTGTTCGAGGCAGTAATGGTGATGGAGCGGCTGGCGGACTTCGTCAGCAAGTCGCTGGAAGGTGGCGAAGCGCCTGCACCTCCTCCAGAGCCTGGAGATTCTGATGATATCGACGAGGAGGTAGACATCACTGCGTTAGAAGAAAGGGCACCACCGGCGAAACGACCTAGAAACTGGCTTGTTTCTCCTGTGCCTCTGCAGAACTACAAGAGGGAAGAGGACGATGAAGACCACAAACACGGtaagatataaaacatataagtgAAGAAATAAgaacaaatgtttaatt
The nucleotide sequence above comes from Vanessa tameamea isolate UH-Manoa-2023 chromosome 2, ilVanTame1 primary haplotype, whole genome shotgun sequence. Encoded proteins:
- the LOC113402000 gene encoding mitochondrial import receptor subunit TOM40 homolog → MRNNERSTHFFIPSISDLIKLIKIDSIYAKSNPCSGKNSPRKGNMQPCPESADKAGGDAPSQKCTCRVPESTKSASDRGITGAGVTGSRTSCVSERGKEHALPEGASNPRLLRYIHNTARYRIPQCFEGACVSLKQSAKNNWVLGHSMSFSSVSPGGYKVLLSYVDKNKEIGLPYFVMEAAPGGQMSCELRVGPTQGTRATVVAQLAEAEIYSFESILDAYFNNFTASIITVNREFIALHYLQAVTNKISLGAELVARGQAVELSSASGAARWVSDDHSVSATLGNRGLDLCYAKAIKPFLTVAAMLEVGFAIRRAVATLAYEWHTDQWTVRSSVDSDGLVGATLQRALGGKNAQLACAVSALLNHPNDKFRLGFGVTATII